In Bradyrhizobium sp. 195, the sequence GCGACGTCTCGGGCTATGGCCCTGGCGGTCCTTACAGCGACAAGAAGGCCTATGACCTGCTGGTCCAGTGCGAGGCCGGCGTTCTCGCCATCAACGGCACCGAGGCGGAGCCGGCCAAGGTCGGGCTGTCCGTGGTCGATATCGCCACCGGCATGTACATCCTCAACGGCGTGCTGATGGCGCTGTATCGCCGGGAGCGGACCGGCAAGGGCACGGCCTTCCAGGCCTCGCTGTTCGACTCCATCACGGACTGGATGAGCTATCCCGCCTTCTACACGCAAAGCACGGGACGGCCGCTGCCGCGAACCGGGGCGAGGCACGCGACCATCGCGCCGTACGGCCCGTTCCGGGTCGGCGACGGCAACACGATCTTTTTCGGCATCCAGAACGATCGGGAATGGCGATCGCTGTGCAGCACCGTCCTCGGCGATGCCGGCTTTGCCGAGCATCCGAGCTTCCGCACCAATCCGCTGCGCATGCAGAACCGCGACGACCTGCAGGCGCATATCGAGCAGCGCTTTGCCTCCATGACCGGCGAGGAGGTGCTGCGTCTGCTCGACGAAGCCGCGATCGCGAACGCGCATCTGAATTCGGTCGAGGCCTTTCTGGCACATGAGCAGCTTCATGCGCGCTCGCGCGTCCAGAGCGTCGGCTCGCCGTGCGGGCCGGTGATGAGCTTCCTGCCCGCGCTGACCATTCCGGGCCTGACGCCGCGGATGGATCCGGTACCCGATGTGGGACAGCACAACCAAGCCATCCTCAGCGAACTCGGCCTCGGCAAGGAGACGTGACGATGGCACAGCAGCGGCCAACGCGGGCTTATCTGGCCGTCCCCGCGCATCGCTCCCGTCTCGTCGCCAAGGCGGCGGCTTCTGCCGCCGATGCCGTGTTCATGGATCTCGAGGACGCGGTGCCGCCGTCTGAGAAGGGCTTGGCACTGACCGAGGCCATCCAATCCCTCTCCGCGCTCGACTGGGGCAACAAGCGCGTCACTGTGAGGCTCAACGCCGTCGACAGCCCCTTCATCACGCAGGAGATCCGCGCGCTGGCGGCAGTGCCGAGACTGGATGCGTTGATCGTGCCGAAGGCGGAGCGCGCTGGCGATATCGCTGCCATTGCCGATCAGCTGCGCGCCGCCGCGCCGGATCGCGCCTCGCCGGTCGCGCTGGAATTGTTGATCGAGACCGCGCTTGGCCTCGTCAATGTCGACACGCTCGCCGCGTGTCACGACAGCGTCGCCGCGCTTCATCTCGGCGTCGGCGATTTCGCGGCGTCGATCGGCGCCCGCTCCTCGGACATCGGGGTGTCGCCGGACGGCTACCGCCATGTGGGATCGGCGCAAAGCGGCTACGCGTCCGCTCCCCTCGACCTGTTCGCCTATCCCATGATGCGCCTGCTGGTGGCCGCGCGCGCGTTCGGCCTCATCGCCATCGACGGCCCCTGCGGTGCGTTCCGCGATGCCAGGCTGACCGAAAGCAGCGCGCAGAAAGCGGCGGCGATGGGGTTTGACGGCAAGCAAGTCATTCACCCCGACCAGATCGAGCCGACGCTGCGCGCGTTCGCACCGTCAACCGAAGAGCTGGTCCAAGCGCGACGGATCGTCGAGGCGATGGAGCAGGCGGAGGCGAAAGGACAGGGCGCGGTGACTCTCGACGGCAAGATGATCGACTACGCCAATGTGCGGATGGCACGCCGGATCATCGGACTGGGGTCGTAGCGGCGCTTACAAGCCATTGCCGACGCGCATCCTTCGCTCCTGATTTTTCTCCCGATAACATCCGCTCATTGCCTGAGGGTTGGTAGGTGCGCCAGGATGCAGGGCCGATGATTCAAGGCCCTCGCAACACGAGCCGGCCGAGCAGCGCCGCAAGTTCGCTTTGCCTGGATATGCCGAGCTTCTGAAATACGCGCTTCAGCACATTGCGCGCCGTGTCTTCGGCAATGCCGAGCCGGCCCGCAGCTTGTTTCGGCGGAACGCCCGAACCCACCAGCGAGGCGATCCTGGCCTCCCCGAGCGTCAAGCCCAAGATGTCCCGCACGATGGCGGGATCCGGCGGCTCGGCAGATTTCTGCTCGATCGCGAGCACGATCGCTCGCGTGCGGGTCAGAAAATGGCTGTCTGAAAGTGCGCCGGCGGTGATCGGGAGCAGGTAGATGACGAAACGCCGGCCTGTTGCACTCGACTCAACGAGAATGGGTCTCGGCTCGGCCAGCAGATCGCGCGCCTCGGCGCGGAGCGTTTGCGTCATAGCGGCCTCGAACGGCGCCCGGCTCGCCGCCATGCGAACACGCAGACGATCGTTCACGAGGTCGAACACCTCGCCGAGAAGGCTCTCCCCAACCGGATTGGCGAACAGCACACGCGCCGACGAGTCCAGCGCAAACACGCCGATGCCGATCCGCGCAAGGGCGTCGCCAAGGCCGAGATTGGCCAGTTCGGTATCAAGCAGCCTGATCGACAGGCGCAACGATTTCTCGGCGTGGCGCCCGAGCGTCGCTATCAGGTCCAGTTCGGCCTCGGAGAATTGCGGCTTGGCGAAGGCTCGCTGCACGCTGAGCGCCACGAGAATCCGTGGGTCGGGTGACACTCCGATCGATCCGAACCAGCCCAAACCGTGCCTTGCAAGGAATTCCCTGCTGAACGGATGGTTGAGGTAGGCGTCGTCGATCGGGCCGATGTGTCGATCGGTGAAGGGCTCGCCGCTGACGTAAAGGCCGGACGAGACGCAACGTTCGGCCTTGAAATCGTGCTGCGCCCAACGCGCCCCATAGTCGGCGAGCGCGGGCGCGAGGCTTTCGGAGGCGAGGGCTCCGAAAGCCCCGTCGTCCCTTCGCCATTGCAGGATCGCGCCGGCGTCATCGAAGCAGTCTGCGATCTTGCCAAGAGCGGATGGCCAGAATGATGGGCTCGCTGCCGTATCGTAGATCGCTTCGACGGCAGCGAGGAGACGGTCGGCGGCAAGGGCCATGGGGTCCCGATCGATCAGAGAATGCATTCAGGTTACACGAGATTGCCGTCCAGCAATTGCCGTCCGGCCGCTTTTCCGGGACTTCTACCGGATTTCTACGTAAACTCGTCCTGGGCTGCAGGTTGCAGCGGGCAAGAGCGGCCGGGACGGCCTCTGATCTCGTCGTCGACAGGACAATGGAGCACTTTGCGCAGGCGGAGCGGCGTGATCGCTCTCAACATCAACCTGTTGGTGGTGGCGGGAAGAGATCGTCGCGGCGTCCTCAGAATCAGTTACGGTGGCGGTGCACAAATTGTCTTTGATCAGCGTTGCGGCTAACGTGCGCTCTGCGGTTTTTGTGCACCGTCATCAGAATCAAGCACTGCCACCGTCATCAGGAGCGGTGACGCTGGAAGGCAAGATGATCGACTATGCTAATGTGCGGATCGCGCGCCGGATCATCGGGCTGGGGTCGTAGGGCGCATGGCCACGTTGCTGATCGTCGCGCCGGTGTTTGCGCTGATCGCGGCCGGCTATGCCGCGGTGCTGTTTCGCTTCGTCTCGGAGAGCGCGCACAAGGGTATCAGCGAATTCGCCTTCAGCATCGCGATCCCTGCCCTCCTCTTCCGCACCATCGTCGTCTCGGAATTCCCCGATGTCAGCCCTGTCAGGATGTGGGGCGCCTATTACGGCGCGCTCGCCATCATCTGGATCGCGGCGCTGACGATCTCGGCGCTGCTGCGCCAGCGGCGCGAGGACCACGAGGACGGCGTCGTGTTCGCGATCGGCTCGGTCTACGGCAACATCGTGATGCTCGGCATTCCGCTTGTGCTCTCCGCGCTGGGCAACGAGGCCGCAGGACCGATGGCGCTGATCCTGTCGGTGAACACGCCGCTGCTTTGGCTCTGCGGCATCCTGCAGATGGAGCTGGTCAGCCGCAAGCGGACCGGCTCGGCACTCTCGGTGATCTGGCCCGTGCTGACAGATCTCGCGCGCAACCCGCTGATGCTGGCGATCGGTTTTGGCGTGATCTGGCGCTTCACCGGCCTCGGCCTCACGCCCGTCGTCGACCGCACTATCGAACTGCTGGCGCAGGCGGGCTCGCCGACGGCGCTGATCGCACTCGGCATCAATTTGTTTCGCTTCGAGGTGAAAGGCGAGAAGCTGAGCATTTTGGTGATGTGTGCGCTCAAGCTGCTGGCGATGCCGACGGCGGCGTTCGTGCTGGCAAAGCTGCTCGACCTGCCGCCGTTGGCCGCCAGCGTCGTCGTGCTGTTCGCGGCGATGCCGACAGGCGCGAATGCGTACATCTTCGCGGTGCAATATCAGCGGCTGGTGAACCCGGTGTCGGGCGCAGTGGCGCTGGGGACGCTGCTGGCGGCGGTGACGTTGCCGGTGGTGGTGCTGATGGTCGCGCGGTGAGGTGTCCGAGCTTCGCGCGCGACGCCGCACCGCCCCGCCGCCGAGCACAAATAGCCAATCAGCGCAGGCCCAGGAACGAGAGCACTGCAGCAATCACGACGACGAGTCCGACCAGATAGATAATTCCGTTCATGTCTCAGCTCCCTTAGCGTTGTTCGTCCTGCCGCAGCTACAAACCCCTGGGGTCATGAAAAGGTTCGCCGGTGCTCGCTGGCGTTTTCTCCTGAACCCGGGGAACGAAAGCGAACGATGCTGCTTCATGGCGCGCTGAGCCCTCGCCCCCATGATTTCGGATGATTTTGCCTTTACACGCAAAGGTCGCTAGGCTGCCCTGATGCGTGTTGCAGGGAGGGTGACATGGGACAGCGCGAAGACATGCTCGCATTGATCAGGGCCGCCTACGCCGCGCGTGGCGACGGCGACGTCGAGGGCCTGGTGTCGGCTTTTCATCCCGAGGGCGCGTTCACCCTGATGGGCGACAAGAGCGCGCTCGAGCTGACGGGCAGCATGCAGGGCCACCCGACCCTGCGCGAAGCTTTCGGTCAATTAATCGCCGGCTTCGGCTTCGAAGGCCGCGAGATCCTGGCCGAGCTGGTCGACGGAGATCGCGTCGCCGTCCATTCGCGGGTTGTCGTGCGATACCACCCGACCGGAAAAACTTTCAGCACCGAGATCCTCGACCTGTTCAGATTTCAGGACGGCAAGATCGCGGAGTTGATTGAGTTTGCGGATACGGCGCAGATCAAGGCGATGATTGCGTGAGGGGCGTGCCTGCGTAAGATCGTGCATTGTCACCGTAATTCTGATGACTGCCGAAAGGGCTATTGAACGCGCTGGCCCGCGCGCCAGGACATCTCCCAGAAGTCTGCCTCAAGTCGGGTGGCTTCCTTGAAGATCGCAATCAGCTCGGCCTCGCGGGCCGGCGTGGCGTAGAGATCGGCGAGATGCTCCAGGTGCTCCCGCGCCTTGGCAGCGACCTCCTGATACGGTACGCCGGCGTACTCGGCGATCCAGACGCGATAGGCGTTCGTCGCAGCGTCAGCATGGGGGCGCGAGGCGAGCCGCGTTGCGATCTCCGCGTACCCGATCACGCAGGGGGCAAGCGCCACCTTGAGCGCCAGCAGATCGCCGCGCATTCCCGCGTCGAGCACGTAGCGTGTATAGGCCAGCATCTCAGCCGCCGGAGGGGCCTGTTCAAGGTCGGCCGGGGATAGACCCCAATCGGCACAGAGCTTCACATGCAGGTTCATCTCGACATCGAGGATGGCCGACAGGCCGGCCGCTGCCTCACGCATGTCGGCAAGCCTGAGCGACTTGTAGACCGCGAGCGCGTAGGCGCGAGCAAACTCGATGAGAAACAGGTAGTCCTGAACGAGGTAGTGACGAAACGCCGCTTCGGGGAGCGAGCCGTCTGCCAATCCGTTCGTGAAGGGATGTTCGGTGTAGGCCCGCCATTCAACGGATGCTTCTGTCTTGAGACGCTCGAAGAAACTCACGATCTTTTCCGCCTGGCTTGCTTGTCCATGAACGTCTTTGGCTCACTACCGATATCGCATTGCGAACCGGTGAGCTACGGTGACCGCGCACAAAGCTGGTTTTGAGCAGCGTTGCGGATGGGGTCATCTACGAAAGTTTGGTGCACTGTTTCCCGGCTATAATCTTTCTGCTCCTGCTGTGGCCAATGCTTGTTGTCTGAAGCAACAGCATGGGCGGTAGCCTCGGCTCTAGCATCACTGTAATTCGCTTGGCACCATTTTCAGCTTTGCGGCCCATCACGACTACTCACTACAAGCAACCATCAGAGCAATCCCCGTGTGCGTAAGGTCAATCAGCGCATGACCGTGCGTGACAGGGACCATTTGACTGGGAATTACGATCCCACCAACTTCATCGTCATGTCGCGGCACATAGTCGAAAATCAAGCCGAGCCTTTCAAGATTTTCGAGAGAGAGAGAGAGAGAGAGAGAGAGCCAAACTGCTTTTCGGAACGTCAAGATTCTCTTCCAAAGTTTGGCCACTTGGAGCGGAGCGCCTCTATTTGATAGTCATCTAATCCGCTTGATGGAATTGCAGTGTCTCTGTCCGAATGAGCTTCTCGCCACCTCTGCACTTCCCTGAGGACCAAGGCGTCCAACGGCTCTATCGAGCTCAAAAGGCCACAGTGCGACCTTCGAGCTTCGGTCATCCTGTTAGGATCAGTAGCATTGGCAATCAGCGCCGACCACATGCTGACCAGAACGTCGTCATTTTCTAATGTGGCCTGCTGAAGTAAGGGAATGCCGAGACGCGGCGGGATGGAGACGGTGCGCCCCTCAATTCCTCGGCGCTTGTGTATGCGCTTGACGCGGTGCGCAAGTTCAACGGCACGCTCATACCTGTAGACTGCAGCCCAGTCTGCGAATGCACCACCTAGCTCAGCAAAACCCGGGCCTAATATGAGCTTGACGAATGCTCCCAACTCACGCCCGGCTTCAGTGGCCTTCTGGACAGCCTTAGCACTTTCTTCGATGGCCTTTTCGTATGGCGCACTTGGCGGCTTTGCTTCCGTGCTCATTGCTTGCTCAGGTAGCGTTGGAGCGAAACACAAGTCCGTCTCGTCCTGCCGCTCTCCCCGCCGTCATTGGCTTGCCCTCCCCTGGCACCGACGTTAGCGCAATAGGTTGTGCTCTTTATGGGAAGTAGGTGGCGCTATGGCATATCACGTCAAGGTCATTCCCCCGAGCGGTCGGGCGCGAATTCACGAAGCGAGCTGCAAGTTCTGCCGGGACGGACAAGGCATGGAGAATCAAGACAAAGGGACCGGGCCAACTTATTGGCAGCCGCCGTATCCTGTGCCTTGCTTTCCGACCATTGCCGAGGCGAAGCGATATGTCCTCAGTCTAGGTTCGCGCTACATCGACACAGGGCAGTGTGAAGGGCCTAGTCGACGCGTAAAGGCACCTACGCGGCCAACTCTGCAGGGCGATTCGCGGTCGCTACTGCAGCCGCATTGCATTGCCGACGAACACTTGAATCACTGGTACAGTTGGGTGGGCTCGAACCACCGACCTCCTGTTCCACAGACAGGCGCTCTAACCAACTGAGCTACAACTGCATCCTGGCGAGCCGCCCCATAGCGGGCCTGAAAAGGCCGGCGACCTGAGGGGGCTGGACGGGGCGGAAACTAGGTGCAACGGGCGTTT encodes:
- the tenA gene encoding thiaminase II, with the translated sequence MSFFERLKTEASVEWRAYTEHPFTNGLADGSLPEAAFRHYLVQDYLFLIEFARAYALAVYKSLRLADMREAAAGLSAILDVEMNLHVKLCADWGLSPADLEQAPPAAEMLAYTRYVLDAGMRGDLLALKVALAPCVIGYAEIATRLASRPHADAATNAYRVWIAEYAGVPYQEVAAKAREHLEHLADLYATPAREAELIAIFKEATRLEADFWEMSWRAGQRVQ
- a CDS encoding CaiB/BaiF CoA transferase family protein codes for the protein MDGNEAELPLSGVTVVSLEQAIAAPLASRHLADWGARVIKIERPGTGDFCRDYDHVMNGMSSQFVWTNRSKESLAIDIKSEDGRKVLDALLPQADVFIQNLAPGAAERLGLDAASLVRRYPRIIACDVSGYGPGGPYSDKKAYDLLVQCEAGVLAINGTEAEPAKVGLSVVDIATGMYILNGVLMALYRRERTGKGTAFQASLFDSITDWMSYPAFYTQSTGRPLPRTGARHATIAPYGPFRVGDGNTIFFGIQNDREWRSLCSTVLGDAGFAEHPSFRTNPLRMQNRDDLQAHIEQRFASMTGEEVLRLLDEAAIANAHLNSVEAFLAHEQLHARSRVQSVGSPCGPVMSFLPALTIPGLTPRMDPVPDVGQHNQAILSELGLGKET
- a CDS encoding Abi-alpha family protein → MSTEAKPPSAPYEKAIEESAKAVQKATEAGRELGAFVKLILGPGFAELGGAFADWAAVYRYERAVELAHRVKRIHKRRGIEGRTVSIPPRLGIPLLQQATLENDDVLVSMWSALIANATDPNRMTEARRSHCGLLSSIEPLDALVLREVQRWREAHSDRDTAIPSSGLDDYQIEALRSKWPNFGRES
- a CDS encoding AEC family transporter, with product MATLLIVAPVFALIAAGYAAVLFRFVSESAHKGISEFAFSIAIPALLFRTIVVSEFPDVSPVRMWGAYYGALAIIWIAALTISALLRQRREDHEDGVVFAIGSVYGNIVMLGIPLVLSALGNEAAGPMALILSVNTPLLWLCGILQMELVSRKRTGSALSVIWPVLTDLARNPLMLAIGFGVIWRFTGLGLTPVVDRTIELLAQAGSPTALIALGINLFRFEVKGEKLSILVMCALKLLAMPTAAFVLAKLLDLPPLAASVVVLFAAMPTGANAYIFAVQYQRLVNPVSGAVALGTLLAAVTLPVVVLMVAR
- a CDS encoding HpcH/HpaI aldolase/citrate lyase family protein, translating into MAQQRPTRAYLAVPAHRSRLVAKAAASAADAVFMDLEDAVPPSEKGLALTEAIQSLSALDWGNKRVTVRLNAVDSPFITQEIRALAAVPRLDALIVPKAERAGDIAAIADQLRAAAPDRASPVALELLIETALGLVNVDTLAACHDSVAALHLGVGDFAASIGARSSDIGVSPDGYRHVGSAQSGYASAPLDLFAYPMMRLLVAARAFGLIAIDGPCGAFRDARLTESSAQKAAAMGFDGKQVIHPDQIEPTLRAFAPSTEELVQARRIVEAMEQAEAKGQGAVTLDGKMIDYANVRMARRIIGLGS
- a CDS encoding nuclear transport factor 2 family protein, whose translation is MGQREDMLALIRAAYAARGDGDVEGLVSAFHPEGAFTLMGDKSALELTGSMQGHPTLREAFGQLIAGFGFEGREILAELVDGDRVAVHSRVVVRYHPTGKTFSTEILDLFRFQDGKIAELIEFADTAQIKAMIA
- a CDS encoding helix-turn-helix transcriptional regulator yields the protein MALAADRLLAAVEAIYDTAASPSFWPSALGKIADCFDDAGAILQWRRDDGAFGALASESLAPALADYGARWAQHDFKAERCVSSGLYVSGEPFTDRHIGPIDDAYLNHPFSREFLARHGLGWFGSIGVSPDPRILVALSVQRAFAKPQFSEAELDLIATLGRHAEKSLRLSIRLLDTELANLGLGDALARIGIGVFALDSSARVLFANPVGESLLGEVFDLVNDRLRVRMAASRAPFEAAMTQTLRAEARDLLAEPRPILVESSATGRRFVIYLLPITAGALSDSHFLTRTRAIVLAIEQKSAEPPDPAIVRDILGLTLGEARIASLVGSGVPPKQAAGRLGIAEDTARNVLKRVFQKLGISRQSELAALLGRLVLRGP